ATCTGACCGCCACGGATCGCGCGGAGCGCCTCGCCCCTGAGGCTCATGACGTCGAGGTCGCGGAGGCGGATGCTGCTGCCCGGCGCAATCACGCCGGGATGCGGAACGAGCCGCAGCAGTGCGAGGCTGGTCAGGCTCTTGCCCGATCCCGACTCGCCCACGAGTGCCACTCGTTCCCCCGGATCGATGCTGAAGCTGACGCCGTCGACCGGTACCGACAGCCCGGCCCTGGTCGGGAAGGTGATCCGCAGGTTCTCGACCGTGAGGAGGGCGGTCATGCGCTGCGGGGGTCGAAGGCGGCGCGGAGCGCGTCGCTCACGAGACTCGTGGCCAGCACGGTCACGACAACCGCGATACCCGGGAAGAACAGGGTCCACGGCGCGGTCGTCATCGCGTTGCGAGCGTCGAATACCATGACACCCCACGACGGGGTGGGCGGTTGCACGCCGACGCCCAGGTAGGAAAGTCCGGCTTCGAGCAGGATGACGTCGCCGATGCTCAGCGTGGCACTCACCAGAATGACCCCGGTCACGTTGGGGAGGAGATGCCGAAAGATAGTCCGGAATCGCCCGGCGCCGAGCGCCTGCGCCGCCTGGAGGTAGCCTTCCGACCGGAGCCGGAGCACCTCGCCGCGGACCAAGCGACTGGTGCCGAACCAGCCGGTGGCGCCGATGACGAGGATCAGCACCGGAATCGGCATGCGTTCCCAGACGACCAGGAGGAGTAGCAGGATGAAGAGGCGCGGCACCGCGAGCGCCGCGTCGACGATACGCATCAGGACCGAATCGACCACGCCGCCCAGAAATCCGGCAGCGAGGCCCACCGCGGTGCCGATGGTGAGCGAAAGGAGCACGGCGATGACCGCGATCGAGAGGGAGATCCGGGCTCCGGTTGCCACGCGTGCCAGGACATCTCGGCTCATGCCATCGGTGCCGAAGGGGTGGCTCAGGCTCGGTCCTTCGGCGGCGGCGCCCAGATCCGGCATTGCGGTCGGGTCCGGCAGCACGAGCGGGCCGATCAGGGCAAAGAGGACTAGCGCCAGGAGGAGCAGGAACCCCGCCTTGCCCGACGGCGCCCGCCAGGCCGCGAGCAGCGTGGCGAAAAGTGAGCCGGTCATTCGGCTCGCGTCCTCGGATCGAGGGCCTGATACGCCAGATCGGTCAGCACGCCGCCCATCAGCACGGCGCCGGACACGAGCAGCGAGGTTGCCATCAGGACCGGATAGTCGCGAGTTGCAATGGCGCCAGCTGCGAGGGAGCCGAGTCCGGGCCAGTTGAAGACCGACTCGACGAAGACCGCACCTGATACGAGGACCGGGAGCCAGAGTCCGAGCAGCGTCAGGACCGGGAAGAGCGCGTTGCGCCAGGCATGCCGCCAGATCACGGTTCGCTCGGTCAGGCCGCGCGCGTAGGCCGCGCGGACGAAGTCGAGGCGGAGAACCTCGAGCATGGCGCTCCGCTGGTAGCGCATCGTCGCGGCGAGGGTGACGACGGACAGGGTAACGGTGGGCAGCACCAGGTGGGCCAGGAGGTCGCCGGTGCGGACCAGCCAGCCCGCGTCGGCCGGGAGCAGCGGGTCGGTCATTTGCGCAGCTGGCAGCAGGCGCCACTTGATGGCAAAGAGCGACACCAGCACCAGGGCGAGCCAGAAACTCGGCGCCGCATAGCCGGCCAGCGAGATCCGGGTCAACCATCGATCGAGCCGAGAGCCGCGCCGCCTGGCCTGCAGCACGCCGAGCCAGACGCCGAGCGTCAGATTGACGAGCAGGACCGTCACACCGAGCAGGAGTGACGGGCCGAGCCGGCTCTGGACCAGGTCGCCGACGCGGACGGGATAATACTCGATCGAGACACCGAAATCGCCGCGTACCGCTGCGGACAAGAACCCAGTCAGCTGCGTAGCGATCGGCTGATCGAGCCCGAAGATGGCTTCGAGGCGGGCCCGTTCGGCCGGGGCGACGGGGCGGTCATCGGTCAGGCGGGCCAGCGGATCGCCTGGGGCGAGCCGCATCAGGATGAAGAGGAGGACCGCCACCACGGCAAAGGTGGCGGCGGCCTGGAGCAGACGGCGGATCAGCCAGCGGGTCACGCCGCCTAACGCTGATCCCGTGCGATCCGGCGAGCCGGATCGACCGACCAGCGCCAGAGATCGGTCCAGGTGCCGTCCGGGCGGATGCTGACGTCGCGGTAGCGGCGGTGCACCACGAGCGCCTGGGCCGGGGAGTAGAGGAAGACTGCGGGGTAATCGCGCTGCAGGATGGCGATGGCATCATGCCACCGCTCTGCCGCCGCCGAGCCGGTGGCCCGAACGGCCGCAGCGTAGGCTTCATCGAAGCTCGGGTTGCAGGCTGATCCGACGTTACTTCCGCCCACGCCGGCGCACGACCAGCTCTGCACCAGCCCGGCCGGGGTCGGCACCAGGGTTGCCTGCGAGAAGTCGATGTCGAACTCACCTTTGCCCCGACGCTCGGCCCAGACCGGTCCGTCGAGCCGCTGCAGCTCGACCTGGATGCCGACCTGGCGAAGCATGGCCTGAATCGGCTCGGCCATGCTGACCCGCGGCGTGCTGGTGCCAGGGTAGATCAGGCGCAGGGTCAGCCGTGCGCCGTCTTTGTCGAGATAACCGTCACCGTCGCTGTCGCGCCAGCCGCGCGACGCCAGGATCCGGCGGGCCTCCGCCGGGTCGAACGCCGGGCCTTTGGCGGTGTGACGACGAATCCAGGTGGCCTGTCCCATCGGGCCGTCGACGATCGATGCGTAGGGTCCGAAGACCGACCGGACCAGGCGCTGGCGATCGATTGCGAGGGAGATCGCGTGGCGAACCTCGCGATCGGCCAGGATCGGATGGGGCTGGCTGCGATTGCCGGCGGCCCGCTGGTTGAACAGCAGATACCCCACGCTGAACGACGACTGCGTTTTGATATCGAGGTGCGGCTGCTCCATGATCGGCGTGATCTGGCGCGGCAGCAGCGACGCTTCGTACGCGTCTGCGGTGCCGTCGAGCACCAGGTTGAGCTGGGCTTCGGCGGCGCGCACCACCAGGAAGACGACCCGATGAAGCTTGGGGGCGCCCAGGAAGAAGTCGGGCACGGCGGCGAGCTCGAGCTGGCGACCCGGTTCGAGTCTGCCCCAGCGAAAGGGCCCGTTGCCGACCGGTCGGGACACGTAGGCCGATGAGGCCAGCCGGGCCGCCGGGATGGTGTCGAGGAGGTGCGCAGGAAGCGGCACCGCGTTCGAGACGGCGTCGAACATCTGGTCACCATAGGCGTGACGGAACCGGAAGGTGACCTGCCGGGGTCCCGTCGCCGTGACCGATGCGATGTTCCGCAGCAGCAGCGCGTAGGTGGGCGAGACCGTCGAATCTCGCGCCCGATTCACGCTCCAGACCACATCCCGCGGCGTGACCGGGGTGCCGTCGTGCCACCGCGCCCGCTCGTCGAGTTCAAAGACGAGGGTGACCGAGTCGGTCCGTCGCCAGGAGCGCGCCAGGGCGGGCTCGTAACTCTTCTCGTCGGTTGTGACCATCCGCCGCCCCAGCCGAGCCAGGGGCAGGAAGAGCAGGCTGGCTACGTCCGTGTTGGCCTTGGCCAGCGAGAGGGTCGGCACCGGCAGCGTTGGTTCGGCGCCGATGACGATCGAAATGGTGCCGGACTGCCCGTCGCGCTGGGCGGCCGCCGGGGCAGCCACCAGCATGACCAGCAGCCCTGCCAGTGTTGAACGAGCAGGCATTACGTATCCCTCGAGACCAGGTGGCTACCGCTCCCAAGTCCAAGTATCGGATCGATACCTATCGTAATGTAGCGCCGCGCGTTGCAGAACCTCGTCGGGCCGGTCGGGCGCGACCGGCTGGAGGCCCGCTCCAGCCAGGGCAGCCGTGACGGCGGCGGCGGCCGTGTCGAACGTCACGGTGTGGCCCAGCACGGCGCTGAGGGGCGCCTCGGGCGGTTCGGTCGGCGGTGCCGCGTGGTGGACCGACCGAACCAGCGATTGATCGTCTGCCAGGAGGAGGGAGCCGTGCTGGAGCAGCGCGGTGTCGCCCCGCCGCTGGGCACTGCCCAGGACCTTCTTGCCACCGATGACGATCTCGCCCCCGACGGGGGCGGCAAAGCAAGGGCCGCTGCCGAGCCCGGGGACGCTCCGATCGTCCGCCAGGTCGGCAGCTGCACCTAGCGTGGCCACGGCGCGCGCCAGCACCGCATGGATGGCGCGATAGGCCGTTTGCAGCGAGCCATACGTCGCGACCGGGGCCGCTACCGCGTAGGTCAGCTCCCGCGCGTGCCAGACGCCCCGACCACCGGTCGGTCGGCGGACGCAATCGAGGCCCAGCGCGTCGATCCGGGCGCGGTCATAGCGGCGGGCAGCGGGTTCGTGGCGGCCGAACGAGAGGCAGTGGGGTTCCCAGCGGTAGAGCCGCCAGAGCTGGCGGCCCGTGGTCTCGGCCCAGTCGAACATGGCGTGGTCGACGGCCATGTTCTGCCAGCCCGGTCTGGGCTGGGTGTCGATCCAGAACTCGCCCGAGCCGATCGTGGCCTCGGGCGAGGGTGATGCGTGGCTTACGATATGTACTCCTCGATCGGCGGGCAAGCGCAGACCAGGTTCCGATCGCCGTAGGCGCCATCGATACGCGACACCGTCGGCCAGATTTTGTGACCACGCACAGCTGCCGACGGGAAGCCGGCGCGCTCGCGCGAGTAGGGACGGTTCCACTCGTCGCCCGCCACCAGCTGCAGGGTGTGCGGTGCGTGGAAGAGCAGGTTGTTGCCCCGCTCGGCTGCTCCGGACTCGATTTCGCGAATCTCTTCGCGGATCGATGCCAGCGCGTCACAGAAGCGATCGATCTCTTCCTTGGACTCGCTCTCGGTCGGCTCGATCATCAGAGTGCCCGCCACCGGGAACGACACCGTCGGCGGATGGAACCCGTAGTCGATCAGCCGCTTGGCGACATCTTCGACCTCGAGACCGGCCGACCCCTTGAAGGGGCGGAAGTCGACGATGCACTCGTGCGCCACCAACCCGTCGCGGCCGGTGTAGAGCACCTTGTAGTGCTCGGCCAGGCGCTTGGCCAGGTAATTGGCGTTGAGGATAGCGTACTTCGTCGCCTGGGTCAGGCCGTCGGGGCCCATCATCCGGATGTAGACCCAGCTGATCGGCAGGATCGACGGGCTGCCCCAGGGAGCCGCCGAGATGGTTCCGCAGCTTTCGGGGCCGCCGACCGGAATGACCGGGTGGGTCGGCAGGTACGGCGCCAGGTGCGCTGCCACACCGATCGGTCCCATGCCCGGGCCGCCGCCGCCGTGCGGAATGCAGAACGTCTTGTGGAGGTTCAGATGGCAGACGTCGGCGCCGATGACCCCTGGCGAGGTCAGGCCGACCTGGGCGTTCATGTTGGCGCCGTCCATGTAGACCTGGCCGCCATGATCATGAATGATCTGACAGATCTCACGAATGCCGCTCTCGAAGACGCCGTGCGTCGACGGATAGGTCACCATCAGCGCGCCGAGCCGGTCGGCGTGGGCCAAGGCCTGCTTGCGCAGGTCCTCGATGTCGATGTTGCCCTGCGCATCGGTCTTGGTGACCACGACATCGAACCCGGCCATCACGGCGCTGGCCGGATTGGTGCCGTGGGCCGACTGCGGAATCAGGCAGACCGTCCGGTGCTTGTCGCCGCGGGCCTTGTGGTAGGCGCGGATCACCATGAGTCCGGCAAACTCGCCCTGCGAGCCGGCGTTCGGCTGCAGCGACACCCGGGCGAATCCGGTGATGGACGAGAGCCATGCTTCGAGCTCGCTGAAGAGCTGCTGGTAGCCGGCGGCCTGCTCCCGCGGCGCAAAGGGGTGGATGCCCCCGAATGCCGGCCACGATACCCCGACCATCTCGGCCGTCGCGTTGAGCTTCATGGTGCAGGAGCCGAGCGGAATCATCGCGGCCGTGAGCGAGAGGTCGCGGGCTTCGAGCTTCCGGATGTACCGGAGCATGTCGGTTTCCGACCGGTAGCGATGGAAAATCGGATGGGTCAGGAACGCTGAGGTCCGCACCAGCGCCGAGGGAATCGCATCGTCGATCGCTTCGGCGGTCTCTGTGATCGGTGCCGCGTCCGCTGCGAAGCAGGCAAGGATGTCGTTCAGATCGGCGACCGTGGTGGTCTCGTCGAGCGCGATGCCGATCCGGGTCGGGCTGATGGCGCGCAAGTTGATGCGGCGCTCGAGCGCGGCAGCATGAATGCCTGCGGCGGCTGCCGGATCGACATCGATCGCGATGGTATCGAAATAGGCCCGGTGCGCCAGGCGGTGTCCCGCCGCGGTAATTCGCTTGGCGAGCAACTTGGCGAAGCGGTGTGTCCGGTTGGCAATGTGTAGCAAGCCCTCCGGGCCGTGATAGACCGCGTACATCCCCGCCATGACCGCGAGCAGCACCTGCGCCGTGCAAATGTTGCTGGTGGCCTTCTCGCGTCGGATGTGCTGCTCGCGGGTCTGCAGCGCCATCCGGAGCGCCATCTTGCCTTCGCGATCCTTGGAGACGCCGATCAGTCGGCCAGGCAGGTGCCGCTTGAGCGCGTCGGAAGCGGCCATGAAGGCGGCGTGGGGTCCGCCGTAGCCCAGCGGCACGCCGAAACGCTGGGTGTTGCCGACGGCCAGGTCGGCGCCCCAGTCGCCGGGGGCCTGGAGCTTGGTCAAGGCGAGCAGGTCGGTGGCCACCGCCACCAGGGCTTTGACGCCGTGCGCCTGCGCAGCGACCGACGCCAGGTCGCGCACGCTGCCTTCGGTGCAGGGATACTGCAGCAGGCAGCCGATGACCGACGGATCGAAGAGGAAGTCATTCGGATCGGCCACGACGATGCGAACGTCGCGGGCTTCGGCACGGGTCTCGACGACCGCAATCGTCTGGGGGTGACAGCGGCTGTCGATCAGGAAGGTCTTGTCGCCCTTGACCGTCGTGACGCCGAGTGCGACTCCGAACGCTTCGGCTGCGGCGGTGGCTTCGTCGAGTAGGGACGCGCTGGCCACCGGCAGGCCCGTCAGGTCGCTCACGACCGTCTGGAAGTTGAGCAGCGCCTCGAGCCGGCCCTGCGCAATCTCGGGCTGATAGGGTGTGTAGGCCGTGTACCAGCCCGGGTTTTCCAGGATGTTACGCTGGATCACGCCGGGCACGTGGCAGTTCGAGTATCCCATGCCCAGCCAGGAGCGGAAGACTTCGTTGGCCGCGGCGCGTTCCGCCAGCTCGGCCAGGGCTTCCGTCTCACTCACGGCGGCAGGGATGTCGAGCGCGGCGGAGGTGCGAATATCCGCCGGCACGACGGCGTCGATCAGCCCGTCGAGGCTCGGGTAGCCCAGGCTGTTCAACATCGCGTCGGCGTCGGTTGGCCGGGGCCCGAGATGGCGGTCGAGGAATGTCGTAGCGGGATTCTTCATGGTCGTAGTGACGTTCCGATGGTGTTCAAATGCAAATGCCCCGAAGGCGTCTCACCCCCGGGGCACCGCGACAGCGTTGACAAGCGTATCCGATCCGGAGGTGCGTTAGGCGCCGATGTGGGATCGATACGCAGCTGCGTCGAGCAGCCCGTCGAGCTCTGCCGGGTTCGACGCTTTGAGCCGAATCATCCAACCATCGGAGAACGGCGTCCGGTTGACGAGGGCCGGATCGGTGTCCAGCGCGCCGTTGACCTCGACGACCTCACCGGCAACCGGCGAGTACAGGTCGGAAACGGCTTTGACAGCTTCGATCGTGCCGAAGGCCTGATGGGTCGAAAAGGTGTCGCCCACTTTGGGCAGATTGACGAAGACGACGTCACCCAGCTCGCCTTGTGCGTATTCAGTGATACCGATTTCGATCACGCCGGCCTCGCCCGTCTGGCGAATCCATTCGTGTTCGGCGGTATAGCGGAGGTCGTCCGGGACGTTGGCCACCGGGTGGTTCCTTGTGGTGAGACGGGTAACACGATACCCCGCAGGGGGGGCAGGGTCAAGCCGAGAGACCGTTGGCCCGCCGGATCAGGTCGGTCCAGACGGCGCGCGCGCGAGCTTCGAGGTCGTCGAGGCTGCCGTCGTTGTCGATTACGTAGGTGGCGCGGGCGCGTTTTTCCTCGGATGGAATCTGCGCCTCGATCATCGCTTGCGCGGTTTCCGGGTCGAGGCCGCGGATCCGTTCCATCCGGGCGCGACGGGTTTCGATCGGAGCATCGACCAGCACCACCGCATCGAAGCTCGCGGGGTCGAGTACTTCGAAGAGCAGCGGAATGTCTTGGACCACGATTGGAGTGCCGGCCTGGCGAGCCTCGGCCATGATGCCGTCGCGGCGGGCCCGTACGGCGGGGTGGGTAATGGCGTTGAGCTTTTTGCGCGCCGCCGGGTCGTTGAAGATCAAGGCGCGGAGCACCCCGCGGTCGAGGGTGCCGTCCGCCGCCAGAATCTCCCGGCCGAACTCCTCCACCATGGCCTTGAACACCGCCGTGCCAGGCTGCTGCAGCTCGTGGACGATGGCATCGGCATCGATGACGACGGCGCCCCACTCGGCAAACATTCGGGCCACTGACGACTTGCCCGAGGCGACATTGCCGGTGAGGCCGACGCTGAGCATGCCTACAGAATCCTGGTCTGGTCTTCGTCCTGCCTGGGCACCCGATGGCAGCGGCGGCAGCGCGCTTCGTACGCTTCGGTGCCGCCCACCATGATCGTGGGCGAGTCCCAGCGCGCGGGCCGACCGCCGATGAGCCGCTGGTTGCGACAGGCGAGGTCGCCGCAGACGACACAGATGGCCTGCAGCTTGGTGACGTCTTCGGCCACCGCCATCAGCGGTCCCATTTGGCCGAAAGGCTGCCCGCGAAAATCAGTATCTGTTCCGGCCAGGATGACCCGAACGCCGCGCTCGGCCAGCGAGGTGGCCACGGCGGTCACTCCATGGTCGAGGAACTGTGCCTCGTCGATCGCGACGACTTCGGTATCGGGCCGTACCTGCCGAAAAATCTCGGCGGCCGAGTCGATCGGAACGGCCTCGATGTCGGCGCCGTTATGACTCGAGACGCGGGCCACGCCGCCGTAGCGGTCGTCGAGGTGGCTCTTGAAGACCTGGACGCGGCGGCGGGCAATCAACGCCCGCCGCACCCGCCGGATCAGCTCTTCGCTCTTGCCGCTGAACATGACACCGGCAATGACCTCGATGGTGCCGGTACGCGAGGCGTGATACATCCGCGCTTTCCTGGGGTTCGGACGAGAAGGAGTCCGACGATAGATGACCAGCCGGATCGGGTCAAGCCGGTCGTCGCGGGGGACGGCTGCCGTCTCGGGGCTTCCGGTCTCGCGGCGCCCGGTCCCGCGATTCGCGATCCCGTGAATCACGATCGCGAGAGTCGCTCTCGCGGCTCCGGTCGAGTCGCGCCGCCAGGCGGCGTCCCTTGTACTCGTGGCCGGCGAGCTTCTCGGCGGCGTTGATCGCGTCGAACTCGCTCGTCATTTCCACGAGTGAGAAGCCATCGCGGAGTTCCAGCCGACCAAGCGTGTCTCGCTTGACGCCGGCGCCGAGGACCACGCTGAGCAGCTCGGCCGGGGTTGCACCGTCTTTGCGACCGAGATTGATCCAGACCTTGGGATGGGGCGACGTCAGCGGCGCGCTTGTGGCTGCGGGCGCGGGTGCTCGGGTCCGGGCTTCGGTCCAGAGGCTCTGGACGGCCACCGCCACCTCGGCGCCGCTCCAGCGGTCCAGCAGCGGGGCGACGGTGGCGTAAGCTCCCCGATCGATCGGGCCTTCCAGTCGGGAGCGGATGGCGCGCCGATCTTCCTGAATGGCTCGCTCGGCCTGGTCGAGGCCGCCGGGCAGCGTCAGTGGGTCGATCCGCCCGGCAATCCGGGCAAAGTAGCGCTCGGCGCCCGGGGCAATCAGCACGACGCTCGTGTCGAGGGCGGCCTGGGCGAGCAGTTCCGGCGGGGGGGCATCGAAAAAGATCGTGGCCGGTCCGGCGGGAATGGCGCCGGCCACCGGTCGGGCGGTGACACCATGCCCGGCGAGTCGTTCGGTCAGCGCCTCGTGCGAGTCGGCCGACGCGGTCCAGACTTCGACCTCGTCCAGGTTGAGCAGGTCGGCGGCGCGGGCCACGGCGGCGAGCCGGTCATCCCAGCGGACCGCGGCACCGCGGACCCGGCCGAGCTGCGCCGGCTGGGTCGGGTTGGCCAGCGGCCCCATGGTCGGTGCGCGCCAAGCGTAGCGTTCGGCGAAGGTGGCGGTCCCTGCCGGGTCGGTCGTCACGACGACCCGCTGGGTTTCCTTCGGCAGGTCGGCAAAGATCGGCACGAAGCCTTCGTCGGACAGCTCCAGTTCAGGCCAGATGATGACCACGCCCCGGATCCCATCGGTGCGCAGCTGGCTGCGGCGGAGCAGTTCGGTGGTGGTGGCGAGGGACAGGACCAGCGCGGCAACGCGGCTGGAGGCGAGGTGGTGCGCGGCCCGACTGGGATTCGGCGCGACGGCGACCGTGATGCCGGCTTGTCGACCGGCCAGCGCAACGGCCTGGCCCCAGGCTTCGAGGGACGCGTCCGGGGCGATGACCAGGACCGGTCCCGCCTCGGCCGATTCGGCCGGGCGCCCGAGCAGGGCGGCAAGGACGGGAAGGGTGTAGGCCGGGGCCGGCGGGGCAGCCAAGACGAGGCTGTTGCCGCGGGCGGCTACGGCGGCGGCGGATGCTACCCCAAAGGCTTCCAGCGACCCGCTCACCGGCGGGTTGGTCAGTTCGACGTCGGACACGGGTACCTCGATTGTCAATGAAACGGCTCGTTACGCCCGGGTGCGGCCCAACCGCACCGGTATCAGCATAACACCGTAATCTAACATTGACTTCGCTCGGGCAACCCACGAACCTTCGCGAAACCTCAACTTCCCGAGCAAATCCCCGTGACGAAGGTGCTTCGCCTCCCCGATCCTGTGTCCAGCAATCTGACCCACATCAAAGGTTCCGAAACGGTCGCCATCAACGCCGAGGCGCGCCGACTCCGTGCGTTGGGCAAGGACGTGGTCGACCTGAGCGTCGGGGAGCCTGACTTCGATACGCCGGCGCCGGTGGCGCAGGCGGGAATCCAGGCGATTCAGAAGGGGCAGACCCGGTATCCGCCCAACGTCGGCATTCCGGAACTACGGAACGCCATGGCCACCCATTTGAGCCAGCTCTCGGGAGGCCGCGCGGTCGATCCGGATCGCTTCGTGATCAGCTCGGGGTCGAAGCAATCGCTCTTCAACGCCTGCTTTTCGCTGTTCGGGCCGAAAGACAAGGTCCTGATTCCGGCGCCGGCCTGGGTCTCGTATCCCCAGATCGTGCACCTCTCGCGGGCCGAGCCGGTGATGGTGCCGGGCGAAGTCGAGTGGGGGCTCAAGGTCAGCGTCAAAGATCTCGATCGGCACTTCGACAAGCTCGTGCGCGGCATCATTCTCTGCTCGCCGTGCAATCCGACCGGGGCGGTCTACACCCTGTCAGAACTTCGTGCCATCGGCGACTGGGCCCGGAAGCACAACATCTGGGTCATCAGCGACGAGATCTACCGCCGGATCTACTACGGGCCGGGGGCGGCTCCGTCGTTCTTCGACCTGCCGGACGAGTATCTCGAGAAGACCGTCGTCATCTACGGCGCCAGCAAAGCGTATGCGATGACCGGCTGGCGGATCGGCGCGGCCTACGCGCCGCCGACCATCGTCAAGGCCATGGCCAACCTGCAGTCGCACACGACGACCGGGGCCAATCATCCCGCCCAGGTAGCGGCGGCAGCGGCCTTTTCGGATCCCAAGGTCGAGCAGGAAGTCGTCAAGATGACGGCCGCATTTCGTCGGCGGCGCGATCGGCTGGTCGAGCGGTTTCGGACCGAAGCGCCCGGCATCGAGTTCGTCGAGCCGCTGGGTGCGTTCTACCTGTTCTTCCGGGT
This genomic interval from Gemmatimonadales bacterium contains the following:
- a CDS encoding pyridoxal phosphate-dependent aminotransferase, with amino-acid sequence MTKVLRLPDPVSSNLTHIKGSETVAINAEARRLRALGKDVVDLSVGEPDFDTPAPVAQAGIQAIQKGQTRYPPNVGIPELRNAMATHLSQLSGGRAVDPDRFVISSGSKQSLFNACFSLFGPKDKVLIPAPAWVSYPQIVHLSRAEPVMVPGEVEWGLKVSVKDLDRHFDKLVRGIILCSPCNPTGAVYTLSELRAIGDWARKHNIWVISDEIYRRIYYGPGAAPSFFDLPDEYLEKTVVIYGASKAYAMTGWRIGAAYAPPTIVKAMANLQSHTTTGANHPAQVAAAAAFSDPKVEQEVVKMTAAFRRRRDRLVERFRTEAPGIEFVEPLGAFYLFFRVDGIRQKPVVTGTKFCERLLTEHGVAAVPGAAFGDDRWIRLSYAASDKDLEKAIHRLMRCIAEFEAGGV